From Thalassococcus sp. S3, one genomic window encodes:
- a CDS encoding dihydrodipicolinate reductase has translation MRIFAGIAAALFLAVPAKADFAKVANAEDFKKIVSGKTLTRPFVRLQVAPGGAISGTGARWEVTGQWSWQGGYFCRDLYWGGSDLGYNCQEVRVNGQRIRFTSDRGQGDFADFRLR, from the coding sequence ATGCGTATTTTTGCAGGAATTGCTGCCGCTCTATTTCTTGCGGTCCCGGCCAAAGCGGATTTCGCCAAGGTCGCAAACGCCGAAGACTTCAAAAAGATCGTCTCCGGTAAAACACTCACCCGGCCCTTTGTCCGGCTGCAGGTTGCGCCCGGCGGCGCAATCAGCGGAACCGGTGCGCGCTGGGAAGTCACCGGTCAGTGGAGCTGGCAGGGCGGCTATTTTTGCCGGGATCTGTACTGGGGTGGAAGTGACCTTGGCTATAATTGCCAAGAGGTGCGGGTCAACGGCCAACGGATCCGCTTTACGTCGGATCGCGGACAAGGCGATTTCGCGGACTTCCGGCTTCGCTAG
- a CDS encoding calcium-binding protein: protein MLWLAGLMGMVAVGAASFVSVTSDETEEEAQDRDLADTLSEEATSETTSILDFIDPPEADIVVGDADNNEMSGGGGDDQMNGYEGDDLVSGDQGNDTAHGGDGEDTVLGGSGQDELKGTDGDDLLRGGSGEDTLYGENDDDTLMGGTGDDSLNGSAGDDYIYGGDGDDALLGNSGDDTLEGGEGADTLNGGWGDDVINGLDDREAGTVDFLNGGGGDDLIFAGNSDVVTGGTGEDTVLLGDWIENGEAVEIVNYDSAEDQVILVWDDDTFEDVEIELINDAGASGDSHILVDGEVVAKIKDNTSVALDDIALIARGDISSLGFSLPI from the coding sequence ATGTTGTGGTTAGCCGGATTGATGGGCATGGTCGCCGTTGGCGCCGCCAGCTTTGTAAGCGTAACGTCAGACGAAACTGAAGAAGAGGCGCAAGACCGGGACTTGGCAGACACGCTGTCTGAGGAGGCAACGTCCGAGACCACCAGCATCCTGGATTTCATAGACCCCCCCGAGGCTGACATCGTGGTGGGTGATGCCGACAACAACGAGATGTCGGGCGGCGGCGGCGATGACCAGATGAACGGGTATGAAGGAGACGATCTTGTCTCTGGAGACCAGGGCAATGACACCGCGCACGGGGGCGATGGCGAGGATACGGTTCTCGGCGGTTCCGGACAGGATGAGCTCAAGGGAACGGACGGCGACGATCTTCTGCGGGGCGGCAGCGGAGAAGACACACTTTACGGCGAAAATGACGATGACACGCTAATGGGTGGCACAGGCGATGACAGCCTGAACGGGTCGGCGGGCGATGACTACATCTACGGCGGCGATGGCGACGACGCGCTTCTTGGAAACAGCGGGGATGACACGCTCGAAGGAGGTGAGGGCGCGGATACGCTGAACGGCGGATGGGGCGACGACGTGATCAACGGCCTTGATGACCGCGAGGCCGGTACGGTCGACTTTTTGAATGGCGGCGGAGGCGACGACCTCATCTTCGCGGGCAATAGCGACGTCGTCACAGGCGGGACGGGTGAAGATACCGTGCTACTGGGCGACTGGATTGAAAACGGTGAAGCGGTTGAAATCGTCAATTACGACAGCGCCGAGGATCAGGTCATCCTCGTCTGGGACGACGATACATTTGAAGACGTCGAGATCGAGTTGATCAACGATGCCGGAGCGTCGGGCGACAGCCATATCCTGGTTGACGGAGAGGTGGTGGCGAAGATCAAAGACAACACCTCTGTCGCGCTGGACGATATCGCGCTGATTGCCCGCGGCGACATCTCCTCTCTCGGCTTTTCGCTCCCGATTTAG
- a CDS encoding phosphodiester glycosidase family protein yields the protein MIRLCLTLALLVLCQPALAAECKAVTHDANRYTICEVDPRTETLRLFLYDDAGAPYGHFSAVDAALSNQQRRLGFAMNAGMYHSDRAPVGHYIEDGEQVMRVVSSAGPGNFGLLPNGILCLREGRADVIETLRFQSEAPECRHATQSGPMLVIDGALHPRFLEDSTSRYVRNGVGTSSDGSRAVFAISSNPVTFHEFGRLFRDELDLPNALYFDGNVSRLHAPMLDRSDVGFRMGPIIGTVRPLED from the coding sequence ATGATACGCCTCTGCCTGACGCTGGCTCTGTTGGTGCTCTGCCAGCCCGCGCTGGCCGCCGAATGCAAGGCCGTCACCCACGACGCCAACCGCTACACGATCTGCGAGGTTGACCCGCGCACCGAGACGCTGAGGCTCTTTCTCTATGACGATGCGGGCGCGCCCTATGGCCATTTCAGCGCGGTAGACGCGGCGCTTTCTAACCAACAGCGGCGTCTTGGGTTTGCGATGAATGCCGGTATGTACCACTCTGATCGAGCGCCGGTCGGTCACTATATCGAAGATGGCGAGCAGGTGATGCGCGTGGTCTCAAGCGCGGGACCGGGTAATTTCGGCCTGCTGCCAAACGGTATCCTTTGCCTGCGCGAGGGCCGGGCCGATGTGATCGAGACGCTGCGCTTTCAAAGTGAGGCGCCGGAGTGCCGGCACGCGACCCAATCGGGACCCATGCTGGTCATCGACGGTGCATTGCACCCGCGCTTTCTTGAGGACAGCACCTCACGCTACGTCCGAAACGGCGTAGGCACGTCTTCTGATGGCAGCCGGGCCGTATTCGCCATCTCGTCGAACCCGGTGACCTTCCATGAATTCGGACGCCTCTTCCGCGACGAGCTGGATTTGCCGAATGCCCTTTACTTTGATGGCAATGTCTCTCGCCTGCACGCACCGATGCTGGATCGATCCGATGTCGGCTTTCGGATGGGCCCGATCATCGGCACGGTTCGTCCACTCGAGGACTGA
- the rbfA gene encoding 30S ribosome-binding factor RbfA, which yields MGKNKFHDGPGPSQRQLRVGELIRRTLSEVLARGDVHDPELNSMSITVGEVRTSPDLRIATAYVLPLGGKGQEDVVALLARNKGELRRLVSKKLALKFAPDLRFQLDETFDRMDDTRRMLDQDSVRRDLEK from the coding sequence ATGGGCAAGAACAAGTTTCACGATGGTCCCGGACCATCCCAACGCCAATTGCGGGTGGGCGAACTCATACGCCGTACGCTTTCCGAGGTACTGGCCCGCGGAGACGTGCACGATCCGGAGCTGAACAGCATGTCGATCACGGTCGGAGAGGTTCGCACCTCTCCCGACCTTCGCATTGCAACGGCTTACGTGCTTCCGCTTGGCGGCAAAGGACAGGAAGACGTGGTCGCATTGCTGGCCCGCAACAAAGGGGAGTTGCGCCGTCTGGTGTCGAAGAAACTGGCTCTCAAATTCGCGCCCGATCTGCGATTTCAACTCGATGAAACCTTTGACCGAATGGACGACACGCGGCGCATGCTTGATCAAGACAGCGTACGCCGGGATCTTGAGAAATGA
- a CDS encoding DUF1643 domain-containing protein: MITRNHTKGDAFSTAVYSDCERYRYALTRVWDADGRRANFVMLNPSTATEVQNDPTVERCERRARALGFGAFQVTNIFAWRDTDPRKMRAAEDPVGPENDAAILAAAEWADQVVAAWGTHGAHLSRGADVERLLRAAGHPLWMLGLSKDGHPKHPLYIAYAQQPERWI; encoded by the coding sequence GTGATCACGCGCAACCACACCAAGGGCGACGCGTTTTCGACGGCCGTCTATTCCGACTGCGAGCGATATCGCTATGCGCTGACACGGGTTTGGGACGCGGACGGGCGGCGCGCGAATTTCGTGATGCTTAACCCCTCGACCGCGACTGAGGTTCAGAATGACCCGACCGTGGAACGATGCGAGCGCCGCGCGCGTGCTCTTGGATTTGGCGCGTTCCAAGTCACAAATATCTTTGCATGGCGCGACACCGATCCGCGCAAGATGCGCGCCGCCGAGGACCCCGTCGGCCCGGAGAACGACGCGGCTATCCTTGCCGCGGCGGAGTGGGCGGATCAGGTCGTGGCCGCATGGGGCACGCATGGCGCACACCTTAGCCGCGGCGCGGATGTCGAACGCCTGCTGCGGGCTGCCGGGCACCCGCTTTGGATGCTGGGGCTCAGTAAGGACGGTCATCCCAAACACCCCCTTTACATCGCCTATGCGCAACAGCCCGAGCGATGGATCTGA
- a CDS encoding heparinase II/III family protein: MSSAESFSARGTRLLNRLYARLSSRQGGVTAFVSSPEPRTIGSFARGRQLVAGNLLFAGYLIEARQANIWAITAPDAAFEAEIHGFGWLDDLAAVGDLAARQQAQGWLWDWIASYGTGRGPGWTPDLTGRRVIRWINHAIFLLRGQDKEASEGFYRVLGRQTWFLGKRWQSAAPGLPRFEALTGLIYAGLSLEGQEALADPAIRALARECDSQIDDQGGLPTRNPEELLEVFTLLTWAAAALNEAGRTTPASHLAAIERIAPTLRTLRHSDGGLARFHGGGRGLEGRLDHALAASQVKERHADGLSMGYARLSAGRTSVIMDASVPPKGVASCNAHASTLAFELTSGRRPLIVNCGSGESFGPEWRRAGRATPSHSVLSLDGYSSARLGDVPRDRTREALVDAPVHVPIEMSEAADGLRFQGGHDGYVATHGLTHARTIEITFDGRGLAGEDMLLAMDDPAKRQFDRALDATSLSGIGFDIRFHLHPDVDATVDLGGAAISMALKSGEIWVFRHDGKVRLSLDPSVYLEKGRLKPRATKQIVLSGRSMEYATRIRWSLSKAQDTAIAVRDLARDELELND, translated from the coding sequence ATGTCATCGGCAGAGAGTTTCTCGGCGCGCGGCACGCGCCTTTTGAACCGCTTATACGCACGGCTCAGTTCACGGCAGGGCGGTGTCACCGCTTTTGTCTCGTCGCCAGAGCCACGCACCATCGGCAGTTTCGCACGGGGACGGCAGCTCGTCGCCGGCAATCTGCTGTTTGCGGGATACCTGATAGAGGCGCGACAGGCCAATATCTGGGCGATCACGGCACCTGATGCGGCGTTCGAAGCCGAAATTCACGGCTTTGGCTGGCTGGACGATCTGGCGGCTGTCGGCGATCTGGCCGCACGTCAGCAGGCGCAGGGATGGCTTTGGGACTGGATCGCGTCCTATGGCACGGGCCGTGGTCCCGGCTGGACGCCTGATCTTACCGGGCGCCGGGTGATCCGCTGGATCAACCACGCGATTTTCCTGCTGCGCGGGCAGGACAAAGAGGCCAGCGAAGGGTTTTACAGGGTCCTGGGACGGCAAACCTGGTTTCTGGGCAAGCGCTGGCAAAGCGCAGCGCCCGGCCTGCCGCGGTTCGAGGCTCTGACAGGTCTGATCTATGCAGGCCTGTCGCTAGAAGGCCAGGAAGCGTTGGCCGATCCGGCCATCAGGGCCTTGGCACGGGAATGCGATAGCCAGATCGACGACCAGGGCGGCTTGCCGACCCGAAATCCCGAGGAGCTGCTTGAGGTTTTTACTTTGCTGACCTGGGCCGCCGCCGCGCTGAACGAGGCAGGCCGGACCACGCCTGCATCGCACCTGGCGGCAATCGAACGCATCGCACCCACCCTGCGCACTTTGCGTCATTCTGATGGCGGGCTGGCCCGCTTTCACGGAGGTGGTCGCGGTCTTGAAGGACGGCTCGATCACGCGCTTGCCGCAAGCCAGGTGAAGGAACGGCATGCTGATGGTCTGTCGATGGGCTATGCCCGGCTCTCTGCCGGGCGGACCAGCGTCATCATGGATGCCAGCGTGCCGCCAAAGGGCGTGGCCTCGTGCAATGCGCATGCCTCTACCCTTGCGTTCGAGCTGACATCCGGGCGGCGGCCGTTGATCGTCAATTGCGGCTCCGGCGAATCGTTCGGCCCGGAATGGCGGCGCGCGGGACGTGCGACGCCGTCGCATTCGGTCCTCAGCCTCGATGGCTATTCCAGTGCGCGCCTTGGCGACGTGCCGCGCGACCGCACCCGCGAGGCGCTGGTCGACGCCCCGGTTCATGTTCCCATCGAAATGTCGGAGGCGGCGGACGGCCTTCGCTTCCAGGGGGGGCATGATGGGTATGTCGCCACCCACGGTCTGACCCATGCCCGCACCATCGAAATCACTTTTGACGGGCGGGGACTGGCGGGCGAAGACATGCTTTTGGCCATGGATGATCCCGCCAAACGCCAGTTCGACCGGGCCTTGGATGCAACAAGCCTGTCGGGCATCGGGTTTGACATCCGGTTTCACCTTCACCCGGATGTGGATGCCACCGTCGATCTGGGCGGCGCGGCGATTTCGATGGCGTTGAAGAGCGGAGAGATCTGGGTTTTCCGCCATGACGGAAAGGTGCGCCTGTCACTTGATCCAAGCGTTTATCTTGAGAAAGGCAGGCTCAAACCCCGCGCGACAAAACAGATCGTTCTATCCGGCCGCTCGATGGAGTATGCGACGCGCATCCGGTGGTCGCTGTCCAAGGCACAAGACACGGCTATCGCCGTGCGCGACCTTGCCCGGGATGAGCTGGAACTGAACGACTGA
- a CDS encoding RsmB/NOP family class I SAM-dependent RNA methyltransferase, giving the protein MQDKGIGARRGAVSLLDQVLGQDRLLSEALNAGVLTQLQPDDRARAQRLATETLRNLERADRLLQKHLRKPPPLTIRNALRVGTFELCTGGAAHGVVNAFVELTANNRRQAHLKGLVNAVLRKVAATGPDVWSKLRISRLPIWLRRPLVEAWGADAVASMERAHAAGAPLDLTPKGEIGDLADRLGADVLPTGSLRLREAGQISRLPGYAEGDWWVQDAAAALPVKILAPKAGEKVVDLCAAPGGKTMQLAAASARVTAIDSSETRMARVSENLKRTGLDADLIIADALEHGGAYDAVLLDAPCSATGTIRRHPDLPFAKDGGDFAGLIALQGQLIDHAWSLLKPGGRMVFCTCSIFPDEGEVQIEEALIRHRDMSADRAAYDLNGIDRAWQTEEGGLRLRPDFWLQHGGMDGFYIAFLRKATTASVSSVT; this is encoded by the coding sequence ATGCAGGACAAAGGGATCGGCGCCCGGCGCGGCGCGGTAAGCTTGCTGGATCAGGTCTTGGGACAGGATCGGCTGCTCTCTGAAGCGTTGAATGCCGGGGTGTTGACCCAATTGCAGCCGGATGACCGCGCCCGGGCGCAACGGCTTGCGACAGAGACGTTGCGCAACCTCGAACGGGCGGACCGGCTTTTGCAGAAGCACCTTCGCAAACCGCCGCCGCTGACAATCCGGAACGCCCTGCGGGTCGGAACCTTCGAGCTTTGCACCGGCGGTGCCGCGCATGGTGTGGTCAATGCCTTCGTGGAGCTGACCGCGAACAATCGCCGTCAGGCTCATCTGAAGGGGCTGGTTAACGCTGTCCTGCGAAAGGTGGCTGCAACAGGGCCGGATGTCTGGTCTAAACTTCGCATCTCGCGGTTGCCGATCTGGCTCCGCCGGCCACTTGTCGAGGCATGGGGCGCGGACGCTGTGGCGTCGATGGAACGCGCGCATGCCGCAGGCGCGCCGCTGGATCTGACCCCGAAGGGAGAGATCGGCGATCTTGCCGACAGGCTGGGCGCGGATGTCTTGCCGACAGGATCCCTGCGTCTGAGGGAGGCGGGCCAGATTTCCAGGCTGCCGGGCTATGCCGAGGGTGACTGGTGGGTTCAGGATGCCGCTGCCGCGCTTCCGGTGAAAATCCTTGCTCCGAAAGCGGGGGAAAAGGTCGTCGACCTCTGCGCCGCTCCTGGCGGTAAGACAATGCAGCTTGCGGCGGCGAGTGCCCGTGTGACGGCAATTGATTCGTCCGAAACACGGATGGCGCGGGTCAGCGAGAATTTGAAACGGACCGGGCTTGATGCAGATCTGATAATCGCCGACGCCCTGGAGCACGGTGGCGCATACGATGCCGTTCTGCTGGATGCGCCTTGCTCCGCAACCGGGACGATCCGCCGCCACCCTGATCTGCCTTTCGCAAAGGACGGCGGCGATTTTGCTGGTCTGATCGCGCTGCAGGGCCAGCTCATCGATCACGCGTGGTCGCTGCTCAAACCCGGCGGGCGCATGGTGTTCTGTACCTGCTCCATCTTTCCGGACGAGGGGGAGGTGCAGATCGAGGAGGCGCTTATCCGGCACCGGGATATGTCCGCCGATCGGGCCGCCTATGACCTGAATGGCATCGACCGTGCCTGGCAGACCGAAGAGGGCGGTTTGCGTCTGCGCCCCGATTTTTGGCTGCAGCACGGCGGAATGGACGGATTTTACATCGCATTTCTGCGCAAAGCGACCACAGCGTCTGTTTCGTCGGTGACTTGA
- a CDS encoding S9 family peptidase codes for MLKKIAIWALGLIAFAGMAGTGAYLWASRDIPPTHPTLAEADLPDLIPVRHFWASTAEEWAYKPSFDGQYIAYRAVRWAQGVVILSDIATRKEMAVLEDVSDYYWSDIEAKLYAIIEGRLWLIDPYAPDRDNWSDVTPRGFSGWTIKNRVRGADDLWLISSRDRNPAFADIYTTRQDGGGKRLLLENEGRTLDWVFDAAGNPVLRFDRREDEYVDLFVLDDPDTADWRLLMTISPTDHFRVHDLIPERNAAIVMSSRDLDKVAFVEVDLETGDQTVIYGMPDTDLLSVVNLDPHDSTLDLIYNHGPGRSFITVSKRGSELAYQMDQLGERVFPDDFYWAGTGRFVTATLSPNAKSYEYLLFDLENGNQTHLGTFHFRDRHQDKLALTEEVTITARDGLELPALLVRPKGVEGPVPLLVEVHGGPAQHVAWSYAHFWQFFANRGYAVLSVNFRGSTGYGKRFQAAGFREFGRAMQQDLYDAAAWAVDQGIADPEAMAIAGGSYGGYAAAMAATDPASPFAAAIVAHAVLDVEYQMRNNPFAWGLSTINMERYFGSLDNEEDLENMRRYSPLNRIEDLSIPVLMVAGKRDRVVGFEQTEEFIRQAEAQGKSVEELIFENEGHGVSRWQSSVRHARVIEEFLAEHLGGRSGGWDISETLADYID; via the coding sequence ATGCTCAAGAAAATCGCTATCTGGGCCCTTGGCCTGATCGCATTTGCCGGGATGGCCGGAACCGGCGCGTATCTTTGGGCCAGCAGGGACATCCCGCCAACGCATCCGACGCTTGCCGAGGCCGATCTGCCAGACCTGATCCCCGTCCGGCATTTCTGGGCCAGCACCGCAGAGGAATGGGCCTACAAGCCCTCCTTTGACGGTCAGTATATCGCATATCGCGCCGTAAGATGGGCCCAGGGGGTGGTGATCCTTTCCGATATCGCGACCCGCAAGGAGATGGCGGTACTGGAGGATGTGTCCGACTATTACTGGTCGGACATCGAAGCCAAGCTTTATGCGATCATCGAAGGTCGGCTTTGGCTGATCGATCCTTATGCGCCAGACCGGGACAACTGGTCCGATGTCACACCACGCGGCTTTAGCGGCTGGACCATCAAGAACAGGGTGCGCGGCGCTGACGATCTCTGGCTCATTTCGTCCCGCGACCGCAACCCGGCTTTCGCTGACATCTACACCACGCGCCAGGACGGTGGCGGCAAACGATTGCTGCTGGAAAACGAGGGCCGCACGCTCGACTGGGTTTTTGACGCCGCGGGCAACCCGGTTCTTCGATTTGACCGGCGTGAAGACGAATATGTCGATCTCTTTGTTCTCGACGATCCCGACACAGCGGATTGGCGGCTCCTGATGACGATCAGTCCAACCGATCATTTTCGTGTTCATGATCTCATCCCGGAGAGAAACGCCGCTATCGTCATGTCGTCCCGCGACCTTGATAAGGTTGCCTTTGTCGAGGTGGATCTTGAGACCGGAGACCAAACGGTGATCTATGGCATGCCGGACACCGATCTGCTTTCCGTCGTCAACCTCGACCCGCATGACAGCACGCTTGATCTGATCTACAACCACGGGCCGGGCCGCTCCTTCATCACGGTCAGCAAGCGCGGCTCGGAACTCGCCTACCAGATGGATCAGCTTGGAGAGCGGGTCTTTCCGGATGACTTCTATTGGGCCGGAACCGGGCGATTTGTGACAGCCACACTGTCCCCGAATGCCAAAAGCTATGAATACCTGCTCTTTGATCTGGAGAACGGAAATCAGACCCATCTGGGCACCTTTCATTTCCGGGACCGGCATCAGGACAAACTTGCCCTGACCGAGGAGGTCACGATCACCGCGCGAGACGGCCTTGAGTTGCCTGCCCTTCTGGTCCGCCCGAAAGGGGTCGAAGGGCCCGTACCGTTGCTGGTCGAAGTGCATGGCGGACCGGCACAGCACGTGGCCTGGTCCTATGCGCATTTCTGGCAATTCTTCGCCAATCGCGGCTACGCCGTTCTGTCGGTCAACTTTCGCGGCTCGACCGGCTATGGAAAGCGCTTTCAAGCGGCAGGTTTTCGGGAGTTCGGGCGCGCCATGCAGCAAGATCTCTATGATGCCGCCGCCTGGGCCGTCGATCAGGGGATCGCAGACCCGGAGGCCATGGCCATCGCTGGCGGCAGCTATGGGGGGTATGCGGCCGCCATGGCCGCGACAGATCCCGCGTCACCCTTTGCAGCGGCAATCGTCGCGCATGCCGTGCTCGACGTTGAATATCAGATGCGCAACAATCCCTTCGCCTGGGGCCTGAGCACAATCAATATGGAGCGGTATTTCGGATCTCTCGACAACGAAGAGGATCTGGAAAACATGCGCCGCTACTCTCCCCTGAACCGGATCGAGGATCTGTCGATCCCGGTTCTGATGGTGGCCGGCAAGCGAGATCGGGTCGTCGGGTTTGAACAGACCGAGGAGTTCATTCGCCAGGCCGAAGCCCAGGGCAAGAGTGTTGAAGAGCTGATCTTCGAGAATGAGGGGCACGGCGTGAGCCGCTGGCAAAGCTCGGTCCGGCACGCCCGGGTGATCGAGGAGTTTCTGGCCGAACACTTGGGCGGACGCAGCGGCGGCTGGGATATCAGCGAGACGCTGGCGGACTATATCGACTGA
- a CDS encoding DUF1674 domain-containing protein, with protein sequence MSDDKTNDIPPAAQRALAEAEERRKAAKSNQPLPKELGGRDGPEPVRYGDWEKKGIAIDF encoded by the coding sequence ATGAGCGACGACAAGACCAATGACATCCCGCCCGCTGCCCAGCGCGCCTTGGCCGAAGCCGAAGAACGCAGAAAAGCGGCCAAATCGAACCAGCCGCTTCCTAAAGAACTGGGGGGGCGCGATGGGCCCGAGCCCGTTCGTTATGGTGATTGGGAAAAGAAGGGAATCGCGATCGATTTCTGA
- the dapB gene encoding 4-hydroxy-tetrahydrodipicolinate reductase: MTERPGLVVTGASGRMGQMLIRMIAESDKADLAGVVERQGHDWIGQDAGEAMGGAPLGLTVTDDPLEAFARAQAVIDFTAPEATLEFAALAAQARAVHVIGTTGMSDAQLEQLKPAARHAVFIRAGNMSLGVNLLVQITKQVARALGEEFDVEVIEAHHNRKVDAPSGTALMLGEAAAEGRGVRLDDVAERGRDGITGARQSGQIGFSAIRGGDIVGEHDVLFAGPGERIVLRHVASDRALFARGALRAALWGQGQPPGEYDMIDVLGL; encoded by the coding sequence ATGACCGAACGACCGGGCTTGGTGGTAACCGGTGCTTCTGGCCGTATGGGCCAGATGCTGATCCGCATGATCGCGGAAAGCGACAAGGCCGACCTTGCCGGTGTTGTCGAGCGTCAAGGTCATGACTGGATCGGGCAGGATGCGGGCGAAGCGATGGGCGGGGCGCCGCTTGGGCTTACGGTGACGGACGATCCGCTCGAAGCGTTTGCGCGCGCGCAGGCCGTGATCGACTTTACCGCGCCCGAAGCAACGCTGGAATTCGCAGCGCTTGCCGCGCAGGCCCGCGCCGTTCACGTGATCGGAACGACAGGCATGAGTGATGCGCAGCTCGAACAGCTCAAACCTGCCGCACGGCATGCGGTCTTCATCCGGGCGGGTAACATGAGCCTGGGTGTCAATCTGCTGGTGCAGATCACCAAGCAGGTGGCGCGAGCCCTGGGGGAGGAGTTCGACGTCGAGGTCATCGAAGCGCATCACAACCGAAAGGTCGACGCACCGTCCGGCACCGCCCTGATGCTGGGAGAGGCCGCGGCGGAGGGGCGCGGTGTCCGGCTTGATGACGTCGCAGAGCGTGGACGGGACGGTATCACAGGTGCACGCCAGTCAGGACAGATCGGTTTTTCCGCCATTCGCGGGGGCGACATCGTGGGCGAACACGATGTTCTTTTTGCCGGTCCGGGTGAGCGGATCGTGTTGCGGCATGTCGCCAGTGACCGTGCCCTGTTTGCGCGTGGCGCGCTGCGCGCTGCGCTTTGGGGGCAGGGTCAGCCGCCGGGTGAGTACGACATGATCGACGTTCTGGGTCTCTGA
- the rpsO gene encoding 30S ribosomal protein S15 — protein MSITAEEKARVMKDFATKDGDTGSPEVQVAILSSRIATLTEHFKTHKKDNHGRRGLLKMVAQRRKLLDYVKGKDEARYQDLIKRLGLRR, from the coding sequence ATGTCGATCACAGCCGAAGAAAAAGCCCGCGTTATGAAGGATTTCGCAACAAAGGACGGCGACACAGGTTCGCCGGAAGTCCAGGTTGCCATCCTCAGCTCCCGCATCGCAACGCTGACGGAGCACTTCAAGACGCACAAGAAAGACAATCACGGCCGGCGCGGCCTGCTGAAGATGGTCGCCCAGCGCCGTAAGCTTCTTGACTATGTCAAAGGCAAGGACGAGGCGCGTTACCAGGATCTCATCAAGCGCCTTGGTCTGCGCCGCTGA
- the truB gene encoding tRNA pseudouridine(55) synthase TruB: protein MGRTRKGRDISGWLIVDKPAGMTSTAVVNKVRWALQAKKAGHAGTLDPDATGVLAVALGEATKTVPYVTDALKAYAFTIRLGEATNTDDAEGEVIATSDLRPDDETIKSALGAFVGEIQQVPPKYSAVKIDGQRAYKLSRAGEDVTLEARPLWVEELVVTDRPDHDHVTLEMTCGKGGYVRSIARDLGAALGCHAHVRNLRRLWSGPFDADDGLDLQQVEELARTPELDTHIKPLEMGLEDLPELRCTADGAARLRNGNPGMVIATDVEYGDECWASHDGQAVAVGIYKAGQLHPSRVFNQPAS from the coding sequence ATGGGACGTACGCGAAAGGGGCGTGACATCTCCGGCTGGCTGATCGTGGACAAGCCCGCGGGCATGACCTCGACCGCAGTTGTCAACAAGGTTCGCTGGGCGCTCCAGGCGAAAAAGGCGGGCCATGCCGGCACGCTTGACCCCGATGCAACTGGTGTTCTTGCCGTGGCTTTGGGTGAGGCGACCAAGACGGTGCCTTACGTCACCGACGCGCTCAAGGCCTATGCCTTCACGATCCGCCTGGGCGAGGCGACCAACACGGACGATGCAGAGGGAGAGGTGATCGCGACCAGCGACCTCAGACCTGATGACGAAACGATCAAAAGCGCTCTGGGTGCCTTTGTTGGCGAGATCCAGCAGGTGCCGCCGAAGTATTCTGCCGTGAAGATCGACGGGCAGCGGGCCTACAAGCTGTCCCGCGCGGGCGAAGACGTCACGCTTGAAGCGCGCCCCCTTTGGGTGGAGGAGCTGGTCGTGACCGACCGGCCTGACCATGACCATGTCACGCTTGAGATGACATGCGGCAAGGGTGGCTATGTCCGTTCGATTGCCCGGGATCTGGGTGCTGCACTGGGGTGCCATGCCCATGTGCGTAACCTCAGACGGCTTTGGTCGGGGCCTTTCGATGCGGATGACGGTCTGGATCTGCAGCAGGTAGAGGAACTGGCGCGCACGCCTGAGCTCGACACCCACATAAAGCCGCTTGAGATGGGGCTGGAAGATCTTCCGGAACTGCGGTGCACCGCCGATGGGGCAGCGCGCCTGCGCAACGGCAATCCGGGCATGGTGATTGCCACGGATGTCGAATACGGCGATGAATGCTGGGCCTCTCATGACGGGCAAGCCGTTGCCGTCGGCATCTACAAGGCTGGTCAACTGCATCCCAGCCGTGTGTTCAATCAGCCCGCGTCGTGA